The sequence ataaaaaggaaaaatgagtttcaatgattaataataccatttaattttatattttagctTCGTGTTGTGTGCATGAGTGATACTCATTCTTTAACACcattcataaaatttgatataccTATGGGAGATGTTTTTATTCATGCAGGAGATTTTACAAAATGTGGTAGTTTACAAGAAGTTATAGAATTCAATAATTGGATTGGtaagcaattaaaaaattagtatattttaaaaattttctatattaatatattaagcaATTTTTTGGTGTAGGTAATTTGccacataaaaataaaattgttattgctGGCAATCATGAACTTAGTTTCGATTCTACATTTACTCATCCATTTACCCTACATAACAGTGGAGAACGTCAAAAACACACAGGGACCAGTATTTTGGATAACATACCCACATTGGGAATGTCTAAAGATACTTTGGCAGAAGCCATACAAACCACTAATGTTAAAGATTATTTGACGAATTGTACTTATTTAGAAGATTCTGAAATTACAATAcatggaataaaaatatatggtacACCATGGTAAATATATATACGTACTAATTTCATGACATGCtattcaatagaaaaataaaatatcactgGCATTTTATAGgagtattcttttcttttcaggCAACCAGAATTTTGCAAATGGGCATTCAATGTACCACGTGGAGAAGCC comes from Nomia melanderi isolate GNS246 chromosome 7, iyNomMela1, whole genome shotgun sequence and encodes:
- the LOC116433133 gene encoding metallophosphoesterase domain-containing protein 1 isoform X2, with the protein product MKIEIHPLTNNPTAAWCELSKEQKLRVVCMSDTHSLTPFIKFDIPMGDVFIHAGDFTKCGSLQEVIEFNNWIGNLPHKNKIVIAGNHELSFDSTFTHPFTLHNSGERQKHTGTSILDNIPTLGMSKDTLAEAIQTTNVKDYLTNCTYLEDSEITIHGIKIYGTPWQPEFCKWAFNVPRGEACLSKWDMIPSDTDILITHTPPVGHGDLCCSGVRAGCVELLSTVQNRVKPKYHVFGHIHEGYGISSDGKIIYINASTCDLNYLPSNLPVVFDITLPSGFGKS
- the LOC116433133 gene encoding metallophosphoesterase domain-containing protein 1 isoform X3; protein product: MLRVVCMSDTHSLTPFIKFDIPMGDVFIHAGDFTKCGSLQEVIEFNNWIGNLPHKNKIVIAGNHELSFDSTFTHPFTLHNSGERQKHTGTSILDNIPTLGMSKDTLAEAIQTTNVKDYLTNCTYLEDSEITIHGIKIYGTPWQPEFCKWAFNVPRGEACLSKWDMIPSDTDILITHTPPVGHGDLCCSGVRAGCVELLSTVQNRVKPKYHVFGHIHEGYGISSDGKIIYINASTCDLNYLPSNLPVVFDITLPSGFGKS
- the LOC116433133 gene encoding metallophosphoesterase domain-containing protein 1 isoform X1, with translation MKIEIHPLTNNPTAAWCELSKEQKVIKINAKLPTTEAPNDKLRVVCMSDTHSLTPFIKFDIPMGDVFIHAGDFTKCGSLQEVIEFNNWIGNLPHKNKIVIAGNHELSFDSTFTHPFTLHNSGERQKHTGTSILDNIPTLGMSKDTLAEAIQTTNVKDYLTNCTYLEDSEITIHGIKIYGTPWQPEFCKWAFNVPRGEACLSKWDMIPSDTDILITHTPPVGHGDLCCSGVRAGCVELLSTVQNRVKPKYHVFGHIHEGYGISSDGKIIYINASTCDLNYLPSNLPVVFDITLPSGFGKS